From the Nymphalis io chromosome 1, ilAglIoxx1.1, whole genome shotgun sequence genome, one window contains:
- the LOC126781601 gene encoding uncharacterized protein LOC126781601: MAKYSNLVYFFAIAVGSFVFAKDNNEVNKREPRHLVKNKLCYKYGICGGAGYQGGHGFQGGNGFQGGHGFQGGYGGHDGGYGGFQGGYPYPPINIGISQSQSSASAGGGGYGSETNPNNYQYNNGYPYNGNPYNGGYNGYKRPGYFDNGYGSYNNQFNGNYYNGQGGYGFQRPFGFNDDVSHEDNKPTDEDYDGDYSRSNKE, encoded by the exons ATGGCAAAGTATTCGAACTTGGTCTATTTCTTCGCCATCGCTGTGGGAAGTTTTGTTTTCGCTAAAG ATAacaatgaagtaaataaaaggGAACCACGACATTTAGTCAAGAACAAATTATGCTATAAATACGGAATATGCGGTGGCGCTGGTTATCAGGGTGGTCATGGTTTCCAGGGTGGCAATGGATTCCAGGGTGGCCATGGATTCCAGGGTGGTTACGGTGGACATGATGGAGGCTATGGCGGATTCCAGGGTGGCTACCCATACCCACCGATCAATATTGGAATCAGTCAATCTCAGTCATCAGCAAGCGCTGGTGGTGGAGGTTACGGGAGCGAAACCAACCCAAATAACTACCAATATAACAACGGTTACCCCTATAATGGTAATCCTTATAATGGAGGTTACAATGGTTACAAAAGGCCTGGTTATTTCGATAACGGCTATGGATCATATAATAACCAGTTTAATGGGAACTATTATAATGGTCAAGGAGGTTATGGATTTCAGAGACCTTTCGGTTTTAATGATGACGTGTCACATGAGGATAACAAACCGACTGATGAGGATTACGATGGTGATTACAGTAGAtcgaataaagaataa